The sequence AAAAACAAAAATCCCTTATTGGTGATTTTTTTCCTTTGGACAAAGCCTAAAAATGCCACAATACCTACCAGAAATTAAACTTTTTACAGGAAACGCCAACCCCGAATTTGCAAAAAAAGTGGCAAACCATCTTAAAAAACCTCTTGTGGATTGTTCTATTTCTCGTTTTGCCGATGGCGAAATTCAAATTGAAATTAACGAAAGCGTTCGTGGTTGCCGTTGTTTTGTAATACAAAGCACCTGCCCCCCTGCTAATGAACATTATATGGAACTATTTTTAATGCTCGACTCACTAAGAAGAGCTTCTGCCACAGAAATTACTGTGGTTATGCCCTACTATGGTTATTCTAGACAAGACAGAAAAGTAAGTCCACGAGCTCCTATTTCTGCTAAAGCTGTGGCCCAACTGTGCGAAAGTTCTGGAGCCAATAGAATATTAGCTGTGGATTTACACTCCACTCAAATACAAGGTTTTTTTAACATCCCCGTAGATAATTTATTTACGGTTAATGTTTTAGCAGAAAAATGGCTAGAGCTTGAAGGTTTGTCTGGCGAAGACTGTGTGGTCATTAGCCCTGATGCAGGAGGAGTAAGCCGAGCGCGGGCTTTTGCCAGTAAATTAAAATGCAACCTTGGCATTATTGATAAACAAAGAATTAACCCCAACAAAGCAAAAGCCTTACGGGTTATTGGTAATGTGGAGGGGAAAACAGCCATTATCATTGACGACATGATTGACACCGCAGGCACATTAACTCAAGCCACAGAGGTTTTGTTAAAAAGCAACGCCAAGGCCGTGTATGCCATGGGAACTCACCCCGTTTTGTCTGACCCCGCCATAGAGCGTATTGAAAACAGTGGACTCACTAAGGTTTTTGTTACAGACACCATACCTTTAAAAAGAGCTTCTAAAAAAATTCATGTTCTGTCTGTTAGCGAACTAGTGGCTAACAGCATTTATAATATTCAAAATAACCAATCGATTAGTTCCTTATTTTAATATTCACTGCGACAATATTGACTCTTTAGAGGAAAAAGAGTAAAAAAATACTGCGTTATTATACTAAGGAATGACTTATGGCCAATTTTATTAAAATCAAAACATTTACCAGAGATGCGGGCAGACAACAATCCAGAGCCACTCGCATTGATAAACGAGTACCTGCAGTGGTTTATGGACCAAAAACAGACAACAAAATTTTTTCTATTAGCATACAAGATTCTATTAAATACTCGGCCTCACGATACAATAATGAAATTTTTGAATTGCAATCTGAAGACAAACAACTAAACAGTTTAAAAGTACTTTGCAAAAGCACAAGCATTCATCCCACAAAAAGAGACCCTCTTCATATGGACTTTTATGCTCTTAACATGAAAGAAAATATTACCGTAGATTTAACTTTAATTTTTGAAGGCCTAGAGGAATTACAAAAAAATAATTTAGAAGCCAATATAGCACACAAAAGCATTAGCATAGAATGCTCTCCCGCTGATATTCCCGAATCTGTTATAATAGACTTATCGGTTCTTAGCGCTGGTAGCTCTTTCACTGTAGAACAACTAAATTTAAAAGGGATTAAAATTTTAACAGACCTTTCTACCACTTTAGCTAGTGTTGCAGAGAAGAAAGAAGAAATAGAAGAAGTTGTTTCCGAAGCCGTTAGCCCTGCCGACACCCCTGCTTCTGCAGATGCAAAAACTTCTGATGAAAAAAAAGAAGCTCCCTCAGAAAACAAGGCCTCTGATAATAAAAAAGATGGCAATGAGCAAGGCAAAAAATCATAATTTTTGCTTAAACTATAAATCACTATGCTTTTAATCGCAGGCTTAGGAAATCCCTCTTCGGAATATAACCACACTCGCCACAATCTAGGCTTTATGGCCGTAGATTATTTTATAGAAGATCAATTAAAACTTCCACTACAGTTTCAAAATAACTGCCAAGCTGGCATACTAAAAACCAGTGTTGCTGGAAAAAGTGTTCTTTTTGCAAAACCGCAAACTTATATGAATCTTTCTGGACTAAGCATTAAAGCTTTAACCGATTACTACAAAATACCTGTAAAAAATATTTTAATTATTCAAGATGATTTAGAATTGGGCTTACTACGATTTAAATACCAAAATACCCATGGTCACTCTGGACACAACGGTATTAGAAATATTCACCAAGAGCTAGGTACTACAGACTATGCTCGACTAAAACTCGGAATAGGACGACCAAAAAATCCCAACACCAGTGTTAGTCATTTTGTTACAGAAAAATTTTTGCCCGAAGAGCTTTTGTCTTTAGAAAGCTTTTTAAAATCCATTAACAACAGCTTAATGCATTTTATAACCGAAGGCTTTACTAAAACAGTAGAACATTTTAACAATAAGCGTGTGCAGTTATGAATTTACAATGCGGACTTGTGGGCTTGCCCAATGTAGGAAAAAGTACTTTATTTAATGCTTTAACAAAAGGACAGGCCGAAGCTTCTAATTATCCGTTTTGTACCATTGACCCCAATGTGGGAATTGTTGCTCTTCCCGATGAAAGGTTAGAAAAAATTATTCAATTTGTACAACCCGAAAAAAATATTCCCACCAGCACACAATTTGTAGATATTGCTGGCTTAGTGGCCGGAGCTAGTAAGGGAGAGGGTTTAGGAAATCAATTTTTATCACACATTAGAGAAACCAACGCCATTATACATGTGGTTCGTTGTTTTGAAGATGAAAACATTGTTCATGTAGAGGGAAATATTAATCCCACCCGAGACATAGAAACTATTAACACAGAATTACTGTTAGCTGATTTAGACTCCATGGAAAAGCGCTTACAAAAAAGTGAAAAAAAAGCAAGGTCTACCAACGACCCTTTTCTTAAAAAAGAAGTAGAGCTTATGAAAACGGTTTTACATTTATTAGAACAGGGGCAGCCCGTAAGACAAGGGGAATGGAGCCCTGATGAAGAAAAAATTATTTTTTTATGGAATTTAATTAGCTTTAAGCCTGTTTTATATATTTGCAATATTGCAGAACAGGATATTGCAAATAGTGAAAGCAACCCCTTTGTAAAAGAAGTTCAAAAAATGGCCGACCAAGAGAGCGCACAAACTTTAGCTTTGTGCAGCGCCATAGAATCAGAAATTGTTCAACTAGAACCAGAAGAGCAAAAAGATTTTTTAAAAGATTTAGGCTTAAAACAATCGGGCCTAGATTTACTTATTCAAAAAGCCTACTCTATGCTGGGTTTAATCACTTATTTTACTGCAGGAAAAAAAGAAGTAAGGGCTTGGACTATAAAGCAAGGCTATACGGCCCCCGAAGCTGCAGGAGTTATTCATACCGATTTTGAAAAAGGTTTTATAAGGGCAGAAACTTATCACTGCGAAGATTTATTTAATTACAAAAGTGAGCAGGCGGTAAAAGAGGCTGGTAAGCTTCGCCTTGAAGGCAAAACTTACGAAGTTAAAGATGGTGATATTTTATTTTTTAGATTTAATGTGTAGCTTTTTGTAGAAATCGAAATTTTAATTTTTTTGAATATCGTTCCAATTTTTTTCTACTTCCACACCTTCCAAAGGTTTATCTTCCTTCTGCCTTTCTACGCTTCCTTCTGCTTTTCTATACTTTCCTAAAGCTTTCCAATCTTTTAAAATATTAACAGCTTCATCTAA comes from Pseudobdellovibrionaceae bacterium and encodes:
- the ychF gene encoding redox-regulated ATPase YchF; the encoded protein is MNLQCGLVGLPNVGKSTLFNALTKGQAEASNYPFCTIDPNVGIVALPDERLEKIIQFVQPEKNIPTSTQFVDIAGLVAGASKGEGLGNQFLSHIRETNAIIHVVRCFEDENIVHVEGNINPTRDIETINTELLLADLDSMEKRLQKSEKKARSTNDPFLKKEVELMKTVLHLLEQGQPVRQGEWSPDEEKIIFLWNLISFKPVLYICNIAEQDIANSESNPFVKEVQKMADQESAQTLALCSAIESEIVQLEPEEQKDFLKDLGLKQSGLDLLIQKAYSMLGLITYFTAGKKEVRAWTIKQGYTAPEAAGVIHTDFEKGFIRAETYHCEDLFNYKSEQAVKEAGKLRLEGKTYEVKDGDILFFRFNV
- a CDS encoding ribose-phosphate pyrophosphokinase codes for the protein MPQYLPEIKLFTGNANPEFAKKVANHLKKPLVDCSISRFADGEIQIEINESVRGCRCFVIQSTCPPANEHYMELFLMLDSLRRASATEITVVMPYYGYSRQDRKVSPRAPISAKAVAQLCESSGANRILAVDLHSTQIQGFFNIPVDNLFTVNVLAEKWLELEGLSGEDCVVISPDAGGVSRARAFASKLKCNLGIIDKQRINPNKAKALRVIGNVEGKTAIIIDDMIDTAGTLTQATEVLLKSNAKAVYAMGTHPVLSDPAIERIENSGLTKVFVTDTIPLKRASKKIHVLSVSELVANSIYNIQNNQSISSLF
- a CDS encoding aminoacyl-tRNA hydrolase; its protein translation is MLLIAGLGNPSSEYNHTRHNLGFMAVDYFIEDQLKLPLQFQNNCQAGILKTSVAGKSVLFAKPQTYMNLSGLSIKALTDYYKIPVKNILIIQDDLELGLLRFKYQNTHGHSGHNGIRNIHQELGTTDYARLKLGIGRPKNPNTSVSHFVTEKFLPEELLSLESFLKSINNSLMHFITEGFTKTVEHFNNKRVQL
- a CDS encoding 50S ribosomal protein L25, producing MANFIKIKTFTRDAGRQQSRATRIDKRVPAVVYGPKTDNKIFSISIQDSIKYSASRYNNEIFELQSEDKQLNSLKVLCKSTSIHPTKRDPLHMDFYALNMKENITVDLTLIFEGLEELQKNNLEANIAHKSISIECSPADIPESVIIDLSVLSAGSSFTVEQLNLKGIKILTDLSTTLASVAEKKEEIEEVVSEAVSPADTPASADAKTSDEKKEAPSENKASDNKKDGNEQGKKS